The Patagioenas fasciata isolate bPatFas1 chromosome 35, bPatFas1.hap1, whole genome shotgun sequence genome has a window encoding:
- the LOC136114322 gene encoding uncharacterized protein isoform X4 — MGRWGALGGTGRELATGHRELGGTGKTLGWNWEALGRHWGALRGTGGHWEGTGNWSQGTERELGDTGSYWEALGTGNGELGGTGGHWEGLGTVGCTGNWGLWDELGTVGCTGDWEPGTGRALGTGHRALGGTGQHWSHCWVPHGPPRAPDAWVPPHPLRPSPVGLLGPPSAAPFPVRLSGGPGRCAGRVELLHAGTWGTVCDDGWDARDAAVTCRQLGCGAALAAPGGAWFGEGTGPVWLSELRCRGHEERLERCRHRGWRPHVCAHREDAGVVCQGQHFQPIDDIESLWTPTVPTRVTTEPGPGGSPLLRLVGGPGRCAGRLELQHGGLWGTVCDDLWGLAAARVVCAQLGCGDPIAAPRGAFFGEGTGPVWLDDVRCRGDEGSLVECAAAPWGVSDCGHGEDAAVVCADELLPIDPHPMDPPPLPLWVSPPNWMSPPTRVSPPHTDVSPTSPGATRPKVGQEPGDTKKFDVGQGTGGGTRLKTGRDPGDTRSKVGRDPGDTRSKMGPDPVDTRSKMGQDPGGTRSKVGQDTGDSSSKMGRDPGDSRSNMGQDPGGTRSKMGQGPGDTRSKMGQDPGDTRSKMGQGPGDTRSKMGQDPGDTRSKVGRDPGDTRSKMGQDPVDTRSKVGRDPGDTRSKMGQDTGDTRSKVGQGPGDTRSKMGQDTGDTRSKVGQGPGDTRSKMGQDPGDTRSNMGQDPGGTRSKMGQDPRVTRYNMRQDPVGTRSKMGQDPGDTRSKVGRDPGDTRAKMGRDPSDTRSKVGQDPGGTRSNMGQDPRVARYKVGQDPGDTRSKMRQDPVDTRSKMGQGPGGTRSKVGQGPGDTRSKVGQDPGGTRSKVGQGPGDTRSKVGQGPGDTRSKMGQGPGDPTRSKPGRAPVVTPRVARPIAGRGPMNPSRTTQPKAERVLAAATQSSRKPMGRGAVGTLLAKVKARSGPAGVTQRGPSGAAQAGVGQEVVGTTTMATTMGVPGGGAMWGNQKLGEHGPEDSMRSTSSPSEPGPEGSMMITHPTTEPGPEGSMVTTHPTTEPGPEGSVMSTSSPSEPGPEDSMMSTSSPSEPGPEGSMVTTRPTAEPGPEGSMMSTSSPSEPGPEGSMMSTSSPSEPGSEGLMMTTAEPGPEGSMMSTSSPSEPGPEGSMVTTRPTAEPGPEGSMMSTSSPSEPGPEGSMVTTRPTAEPGPEGSMMSTSSPSEPGPEGLMMTTAEPGPEGSMMSTSSPAEPGPEGSMVTTHPPSEPGPDGATWGTRPTAEPGAEDSTMSTHPEEPGLDGATWRTHLGDEPDPEGSTMSTRPTAEPGPEGSMVTTRPISEPGPEGPMMSTSSPSEPGPEGPMMSTSSPSEPGPEGPMMSTSSPSEPGPQGPMMSTSSPFEPGPEGATWSTYPIEEPGPEGATLRTRLGEEPDPEGSMMSTSPTSEPGPEGSMVSTSSPSEPGPEGSVMTTRPTAEPGPEGPMMSTSSPSEPGPEGSVMTTRPTAEPGPEGPMMSTSSPSEPGPEGLMMTTAEPGPEGSMMSTSSPAEAGPEGSMVTTHPPSEPGPDGATWGTRPTAEPGAEDSMMSTHPEEPGLDGATWRTRLGEEPDPEGSMMSTSPTSEPGPEGSVVSTSSPSEPGPEGSVMITRPTAEPGPEGPMMSTSSPSEPGPEGSVMTTRPTAEPGPEGPMMSTSSPSEPGQDGATLRTRLGDEPGPEGSMVTTRPTAEPGPEGATWSTHPIEEPGPEGSMRSTSSPLEPDQDGATLRTRLGDKPDPEVSMMTTRPTSEPGPEGSMMTTRPISEPGLDGATWITRPTVEPGPEASMVTTHPTAEPGPEGPMMSTSSPSEPGPEGSVMTTPPTAEPIPEGSMVTTAETGSGSSMMSTSSPAETGPEGSTTTRAEPGPEGSLMTRTEPSPEGSMMSTSSPSEPGLEGPMMSTSSPSEPGLEGPMMSTSSPSEPGLEGPMMSTSSPSEPGSEGLMMTTAEPGPEGPMMSTSSPSEPGPEGSMMTTHPTAEPVPEGSMLTTAEPGPGSSMMNTSSPSEPGPEGSTMSTHSPSEPGQDGATLRTRPTAEQGPEGSMMTTRPTAEPGPEGPMMSTGSSSEPGPEGSMMSTRPTADLDGTSGSISGSGFRFPRPLLALLRELRGLRGEVRALTAELRHFRGGAWPHVTPPPRIESGGGGRGRDPCDLCDPCDPLSE, encoded by the exons ATGGGgcgctggggggcactgggaggtactgggagggaactggcaACTGGTCAcagggaactgggaggcactgggaagacgctgggatggaactgggaggcactgggaagacACTGGGGGGCATTGagaggcactggggggcactgggagggcactgggaactGGTCACAGGGCACTGAGAGggaactgggggacactgggagctactgggaggcactgggaactGGTAAtggggaactgggaggcactggggggcactgggagggactgggaactGTGGGATGTACTGGGAACTGGGGACTGTGGGATGAACTGGGGACTGTGGGATGTACTGGGGATTGGGAACCGggaactgggagggcactgggaactggtcacagggcactgggagggactggtcaGCACTGGTCCCACTGCTGGGTGCCCCATGGGCCCCCCcgagccccggacgcctgggtcccccctcacccTCTCCGCCCGTCTCCAGTGGGGCTGCTGGGACCTCCCAGTGCAG CCCCGTTCCCGGTGCGGCTGTCGGGCGGCCCCGGGCGCTGCGCGGGACGCGTGGAGCTGCTGCACGCGGGGACGTGGGGGACGGTGTGCGACGACGGGTGGGACGCGCGGGACGCGGCGGTGACGTGCCGGCAGCTGGGCTGCGGGGCCGCGCTGGCCGCCCCCGGGGGCGCCTGGTTCGGCGAGGGGACGGGGCCGGTGTGGCTGAGCGAGCTGCGGTGCCGCGGCCACGAGGAGCGGCTGGAGCGGTGCCGGCACCGCGGGTGGCGCCCGCACGTCTGCGCGCACCGGGAGGACGCGGGGGTCGTGTGCCAGG GTCAGCATTTCCAGCCCATCGATGACATCGAGAGCCTCTGGACGCCCACGGTGCCAACCAGGGTCACCACGGAGCCCGGGCCGGGGG gtTCCCCCCTATTGCGCCTGGTTGGGGGTCCCGGTCGCTGCGCCGGGCGCCTGGAGCTGCAGcacggggggctgtggggcacggTGTGCGACGACCTGTGGGGTCTGGCGGCCGCCAGGGTGGTCTGCGCCCAATTAGGCTGCGGGGACCCCATCGCCGCCCCCCGCGGAGCCTTTTTCGGGGAGGGGACGGGGCCCGTGTGGTTGGACGACGTGCGGTGCCGCGGGGACGAGGGGTCGCTCGTGGAGTGCGCGGCGGCGCCATGGGGGGTCAGCGACTGCGGGCACGGGGAGGACGCGGCCGTGGTGTGCGCGG ATGAGCtgctccccattgacccccaccccATGGATCCCCCTCCCCTCCCGCTGTGGGTGTCACCCCCCAACTGGATGTCACCCCCCACCCGGGTGTCCCCACCCCACACAG atgtgtccccaacgtccccagggGCCACCAGACCCAAGGTGGGACAGGAACCAGGTGACACCAAGAAGTTCGATGTGGGACAAGGTACAGGTGGTGGCACCAGACTCAAGACGGGACGAGATCCAGGTGACACCAGATCTAAAGTGGGACGAGATCCAGGTGACACCAGGTCCAAGATGGGACCAGATCCAGTTGACACCAGGTCCAAGATGGGACAAGATCCTGGTGGCACCAGGTCCAAGGTGGGACAAGATACAGGTGACAGCAGCTCCAAGATGGGACGAGATCCAGGTGACAGCAGGTCCAACATGGGACAAGATCCTGGTGGCACCAGGTCCAAGATGGGACAAGGTCCAGGTGACACCAGGTCCAAGATGGGACAAGATCCTGGTGACACCAGGTCCAAGATGGGACAAGGTCCAGGTGACACCAGGTCCAAGATGGGACAAGATCCTGGTGACACCAGATCTAAAGTGGGACGAGATCCAGGTGACACCAGGTCAAAGATGGGACAAGATCCAGTTGACACCAGATCTAAAGTGGGACGAGATCCAGGTGACACCAGATCCAAGATGGGACAAGATACAGGTGACACCAGATCTAAAGTGGGACAAGGTCCAGGTGACACCAGGTCCAAGATGGGACAAGATACAGGTGACACCAGATCTAAAGTGGGACAAGGTCCAGGTGACACCAGATCCAAGATGGGACAAGATCCAGGTGACACCAGGTCCAACATGGGACAAGATCCTGGTGGCACCAGGTCCAAGATGGGACAAGATCCCCGTGTCACAAGGTACAACATGCGACAAGATCCAGTTGGCACCAGGTCCAAGATGGGACAAGATCCTGGTGACACCAGATCTAAAGTGGGACGAGATCCAGGTGACACTAGGGCTAAGATGGGACGAGATCCAAGTGACACCAGATCTAAAGTGGGACAAGATCCAGGTGGCACCAGGTCCAACATGGGACAAGATCCACGTGTCGCCAGGTACAAGGTGGGACAAGATCCAGGTGACACCAGATCCAAGATGAGACAAGACCCAGTTGACACCAGGTCCAAGATGGGACAAGGTCCTGGTGGCACCAGGTCCAAGGTGGGACAAGGTCCTGGTGACACCAGATCCAAGGTGGGACAAGATCCAGGTGGCACCAGGTCCAAGGTGGGACAAGGTCCTGGTGACACCAGGTCCAAGGTGGGACAAGGTCCTGGTGACACCAGATCCAAGATGGGACAAGGTCCAGGTGACCCCACCAGGTCCAAGCCGGGACGGGCTCCAGTTGTCACCCCCCGTGTCGCCCGTCCCATTGCAGGACGGGGTCCCATGAACCCATCACGGACCACCCAGCCCAAGGCCGAGCGGGTCCTGGCAGCTGCCACCCAGAGCTCCAGGAAACCAATGGGACGGGGGGCGGTTGGGACCTTGTTGGCCAAGGTCAAGGCCAGGAGTGGTCCGGCCGGTGTCACCCAACGGGGTCCCAGTGGAGCTGCTCAGGCTGGGGTGGGACAGGAGGTGGTTGGGaccaccaccatggccaccaccatgggggtcccaggaggtGGCGCCATGTGGGGTAACCAGAAGCTGGGAGAACATGGTCCAGAAGATTCCATGAGGAGCACAAGTTCTCCATcagaaccaggtccagaaggTTCCATGATGATCACACATCCCACCAcagaaccaggtccagaaggTTCCATGGTGACCACACATCCCACCAcagaaccaggtccagaaggttccgtgatgagcacaagttctccatcagaaccaggtccagaagattccatgatgagcacaagttctccatcagaaccaggtccagaaggTTCCATGGTGACCACACGTCCCACAGcagaaccaggtccagaaggTTCCATGATGAGCACAAGCTCTCCATcagaaccaggtccagaaggTTCCATGATGAGCACAAGTTCTCCATCAGAACCAGGTTCAGAAGGTTTGATGATGACCACAGcagaaccaggtccagaaggttccatgatgagcacaagttctccatcagaaccaggtccagaaggTTCCATGGTGACCACACGTCCCACAGcagaaccaggtccagaaggttccatgatgagcacaagttctccatcagaaccaggtccagaaggTTCCATGGTGACCACACGTCCCACAGcagaaccaggtccagaaggttccatgatgagcacaagttctccatcagaaccaggtccagaaggTTTGATGATGACCACAGcagaaccaggtccagaaggttccatgatgagcacaagttctccagcagaaccaggtccagaaggTTCCATGGTGACCACACATCCTCCATCAGAACCAGGTCCAGATGGTGCCACATGGGGCACACGTCCCACAGCAGAACCAGGTGCAGAAGATTCAACGATGAGCACACATCCTGAAGAACCAGGTCTAGATGGTGCCACATGGAGGACACATCTTGGAGATGAACCTGATCCAGAAGGTTCCACAATGAGCACACGTCCCACAGcagaaccaggtccagaaggTTCCATGGTGACCACACGTCCCATATcagaaccaggtccagaaggtcccatgatgagcacaagttctccatcagaaccaggtccagaaggtcccatgatgagcacaagttctccatcagaaccaggtccagaaggTCCCATGATGAGCACAAGTTCTCCATCAGAACCAGGTCCACAAGGTCCCATGATGAGCACAAGTTCTCCATTCGAACCAGGTCCAGAAGGTGCCACATGGAGTACATATCCCATAGAAGAACCAGGTCCAGAAGGTGCCACATTGAGGACACGTCTTGGAGAGGAACCTGATCCAGAAGGTTCCATGATGAGCACAAGTCCAACATCAGAACCTGGTCCAGAAGGGTCCATGGTGAGCACAAGTTCTCCATcagaaccaggtccagaaggTTCTGTGATGACCACACGTCCCACAGcagaaccaggtccagaaggacccatgatgagcacaagttctccatcagaaccaggtccagaaggTTCTGTGATGACCACACGTCCCACAGcagaaccaggtccagaaggacccatgatgagcacaagttctccatcagaaccaggtccagaaggTTTGATGATGACCACAGcagaaccaggtccagaaggTTCCATGATGAGCACAAGTTCTCCAGCAGAAGCAGGTCCAGAAGGTTCCATGGTGACCACACATCCTCCATCAGAACCAGGTCCAGATGGTGCCACATGGGGCACACGTCCCACAGCAGAACCAGGTGCAGAAGATTCAATGATGAGCACACATCCTGAAGAACCAGGTCTAGATGGTGCCACATGGAGGACACGTCTTGGAGAGGAACCTGATCCAGAAGGTTCCATGATGAGCACAAGTCCAACATCAGAACCTGGTCCAGAAGGGTCCGTGGTGAGCACAAGTTCTCCATcagaaccaggtccagaaggTTCTGTGATGATCACACGTCCCACAGcagaaccaggtccagaaggacccatgatgagcacaagttctccatcagaaccaggtccagaaggTTCTGTGATGACCACACGTCCCACAGcagaaccaggtccagaaggACCCATGATGAGCACAAGTTCTCCATCAGAACCTGGTCAGGATGGTGCCACATTGAGGACGCGTCTTGGAGATGAACCTGGTCCAGAAGGTTCCATGGTGACCACACGTCCCACGGcagaaccag gtccagaaggTGCCACATGGAGTACACATCCCATAGAAGAACCGGGTCCAGAAGGTTCCATGAGGAGCACAAGTTCTCCATTAGAACCTGATCAGGATGGTGCCACATTGAGGACACGTCTTGGAGATAAACCTGATCCAGAAGTTTCCATGATGACCACACGTCCCACATcagaaccaggtccagaaggTTCCATGATGACCACACGTCCCATATCAGAACCAGGTCTAGATGGTGCCACATGGATCACACGTCCCACAGTAGAACCAGGTCCAGAAGCTTCCATGGTGACCACACATCCCACAGcagaaccaggtccagaaggTCCCATGATGAGCACAAGCTCTCCATcagaaccaggtccagaaggTTCCGTGATGACCACACCTCCCACAGCAGAACCCATTCCAGAAGGTTCCATGGTGACCACAGCAGAAACAGGTTCAGGAAGTTCCATGATGAGCACAAGTTCTCCAGCAGAAACAGGTCCAGAAGGTTCCACGACGACCAGAGcagaaccaggtccagaaggTTCCTTGATGACCAGAACAGAACCAAGTCCAGAAGGTTCCATGATGAGCACAAGTTCTCCATCAGAACCAGGTCTAGAAGGTCCCATGATGAGCACAAGTTCTCCATCAGAACCAGGTCTAGAAGGTCCCATGATGAGCACAAGTTCTCCATCAGAACCAGGTCTAGAAGGTCCCATGATGAGCACAAGTTCTCCATCAGAACCAGGTTCAGAAGGTTTGATGATGACCACAGcagaaccaggtccagaaggtcccatgatgagcacaagttctccgtcagaaccaggtccagaaggTTCCATGATGACCACACATCCCACAGCAGAACCCGTTCCAGAAGGTTCCATGTTGACCACAGCAGAACCAGGTCCAGGAAGTTCCATGATGAACACAAGTTCTCCATcagaaccaggtccagaaggTTCCACGATGAGCACACATTCTCCATCAGAACCTGGTCAGGATGGTGCCACATTGAGGACACGTCCCACAGCAGAACAAGGTCCAGAAGGCTCCATGATGACCACACGTCCCACAGcagaaccaggtccagaaggTCCCATGATGAGCACAGGTTCTTCATcagaaccaggtccagaaggTTCCATGATGAGCACACGTCCCACAGCAGATCTGGACG GAACGTCGGGTTCCATTTCCGGTTCCGGTTTCCGGTTCCCGCGCCCCCTGCTGGCGCTGCTGCGGGAgctgcgggggctgcggggggaggtGCGCGCGCTCACGGCCGAGCTGCGTCACTTCCGGGGCGGGGCCTGGCCGCACGTGACCCCGCCCCCCAGAATTGAGTCGGGGGGTGGTGGGAGGGGTCGTGACCCCTGTGACCTctgtgacccctgtgaccccctgagCGAATAA